The following are encoded together in the Arcticibacterium luteifluviistationis genome:
- a CDS encoding alpha-L-fucosidase, with product MKKITLTLLLVAGFLSAFSQERYREDWDQIATKYEIPEWFKDAKFGIFIHWGVYSVPAYGSEWYARNMYIDENSSTSYHGNKGKQGPSDVYLHHVKTYGHPSEFGYKDFIPQFKAELFDAGEWLDIFEKSGAKYIVPVAEHHDAFAMYNSSYTIWNSVDMGPKRDIVGELQKETAKRGMKFGVSSHLAFNQDFFTKKPELGNTAPKFEQLYGPVMKSSNEAPTEEFKDMWMKRTTELIDNYQPDILWFDFGWDRPEYAPEHLKLTSYYYNKGLDWNKEVVLQGKNHKFESLRRGSFLFDMERSKSAKIRDFFWQTDTSIGKNSWGYVSNWESKETNTLIDDLVDIVSKNGSMLLNVGPKSDGTIPYDQQKVLLEMGDWLKVNGEAIYGSRPFSIYGEGPTKIVEGHLSEGNNKDLGSEDIRYTMQGEQLYAFLMEWPKSNEILIKTLAKGNPNYTAKINTITMMGSDETIKFKQTKAGLKVILPSYRPCNFAYGLKIN from the coding sequence ATGAAAAAAATAACATTGACTCTTTTATTGGTAGCAGGTTTTCTGTCGGCATTTTCACAAGAAAGATATCGTGAAGACTGGGACCAAATAGCTACAAAATATGAGATTCCAGAATGGTTTAAAGATGCCAAATTCGGTATCTTCATTCACTGGGGTGTGTATTCTGTACCGGCTTATGGCTCAGAGTGGTATGCTCGTAATATGTATATAGACGAAAACTCTAGCACTTCTTACCATGGTAATAAAGGCAAACAGGGGCCATCAGATGTTTATTTACATCATGTAAAGACTTATGGCCATCCAAGTGAGTTTGGTTATAAAGATTTTATACCTCAGTTTAAAGCAGAGCTATTTGACGCGGGTGAGTGGTTAGATATTTTTGAGAAGTCAGGTGCAAAGTATATTGTACCCGTGGCGGAGCATCATGATGCTTTTGCTATGTATAACTCTTCTTATACCATTTGGAACTCTGTGGATATGGGACCTAAAAGAGACATTGTTGGCGAACTTCAAAAGGAGACAGCAAAAAGAGGAATGAAGTTTGGCGTATCGTCACATTTGGCCTTTAATCAAGACTTTTTTACTAAGAAGCCAGAATTGGGAAATACTGCTCCAAAATTTGAGCAATTGTACGGCCCGGTAATGAAAAGTAGTAATGAAGCTCCTACTGAAGAGTTTAAGGATATGTGGATGAAAAGAACTACGGAGTTGATTGATAATTATCAGCCAGATATTCTGTGGTTTGACTTTGGCTGGGATAGACCTGAGTATGCTCCAGAGCATTTGAAATTGACCTCTTATTATTACAACAAAGGGCTAGACTGGAACAAAGAAGTGGTATTGCAGGGCAAAAATCACAAGTTTGAGTCTTTACGCCGTGGTTCATTCTTATTTGATATGGAAAGAAGTAAATCTGCGAAAATTAGAGACTTCTTCTGGCAAACAGACACTTCAATTGGTAAAAACTCATGGGGTTATGTGAGTAACTGGGAGTCAAAAGAAACTAATACGCTGATAGACGATTTAGTGGACATCGTGAGTAAAAACGGAAGTATGCTTTTAAATGTTGGGCCAAAATCTGACGGAACTATTCCTTACGACCAGCAGAAGGTTTTACTAGAAATGGGCGACTGGTTGAAAGTAAACGGAGAAGCCATTTACGGTAGCCGACCATTCAGTATTTACGGCGAAGGTCCTACTAAAATAGTAGAAGGGCACCTTTCTGAAGGGAACAATAAAGACTTAGGCTCAGAAGATATCAGATACACCATGCAAGGGGAGCAGCTTTATGCTTTCTTAATGGAGTGGCCAAAAAGCAACGAAATTCTTATCAAGACTTTAGCAAAAGGGAATCCTAATTATACAGCCAAAATCAACACTATAACGATGATGGGTTCTGACGAAACTATCAAGTTTAAGCAGACTAAGGCAGGTTTGAAAGTGATTTTACCTTCTTACAGACCATGTAACTTTGCTTATGGTCTTAAGATTAATTAA
- a CDS encoding zinc-binding alcohol dehydrogenase family protein, translating into MRAIILKEPGQFSFIEQEEVKAEKNKAIVKIKRIGICGTDYHAFKGDQPFFTYPRVLGHELGGEVVSISEGDIKHDLKIGDKVAVEPYLNCGKCQACESGHLNCCENIQVIGVHSDGGMAEYISIPLNKIHKSDTLSFDQLALVETLGIGLHAVNRAKLNQGEKVLIIGAGPIGLGVAQFSKLKGAQVCMADISGSRLAFIEKMGLSDSSIQVSGSLDDADLRAALGGDLPSVVIDATGNKNSMLNTFNIVAHGGRVVFVGLFQGDVTFFDPNFHKRELTLMSSRNCLPDDFREIISLIEKEVIDTNPWLSHRTSFEDMPNKFETFLEPSQEVIKAIIEL; encoded by the coding sequence TTGAGAGCAATTATTCTTAAAGAACCAGGACAGTTTAGTTTTATAGAACAAGAGGAAGTTAAAGCCGAGAAAAATAAGGCAATTGTTAAAATTAAGCGAATAGGCATTTGTGGTACAGACTATCATGCTTTTAAAGGCGACCAGCCTTTTTTTACTTATCCTAGAGTTTTAGGGCATGAGTTAGGAGGCGAGGTGGTTTCTATTTCAGAAGGTGATATCAAACACGATTTAAAAATAGGTGATAAGGTAGCTGTAGAGCCATACCTAAACTGTGGTAAATGCCAGGCTTGCGAGTCTGGTCATCTAAATTGCTGTGAAAATATCCAAGTTATAGGTGTGCACTCAGATGGAGGAATGGCGGAGTATATCTCTATTCCCTTGAATAAAATTCATAAATCAGATACGTTAAGCTTTGACCAATTGGCTCTTGTAGAAACCTTAGGTATAGGTCTGCATGCAGTAAATAGGGCAAAATTAAACCAAGGGGAAAAGGTTTTGATAATAGGAGCTGGACCAATCGGATTAGGGGTAGCTCAATTTTCAAAATTGAAAGGTGCTCAAGTTTGTATGGCAGATATCTCTGGAAGTCGCTTGGCTTTTATTGAGAAAATGGGTCTTTCGGATAGCAGTATTCAAGTGTCTGGCAGTTTGGATGATGCAGATTTAAGAGCAGCTTTAGGGGGAGATTTACCATCAGTGGTGATTGACGCCACAGGAAATAAAAATTCAATGCTAAACACTTTCAATATTGTGGCACATGGAGGTAGAGTGGTTTTTGTAGGCCTGTTTCAAGGTGATGTTACGTTTTTTGACCCTAATTTTCATAAAAGAGAGCTTACCCTTATGTCAAGTCGAAATTGTCTTCCTGATGATTTTAGAGAGATAATCTCCTTAATAGAAAAAGAGGTTATTGATACTAATCCGTGGCTATCTCACCGTACTAGTTTTGAAGATATGCCAAATAAGTTTGAGACTTTTTTAGAACCTAGTCAAGAGGTGATAAAAGCTATTATTGAACTTTAA
- a CDS encoding arylsulfatase, whose product MKAIQVFSVLCIFGTALFGCAEQESNSKPNVVFILTDDQGYGDLGCNGNEWIQTPNIDSLYNESVSFSDYHVGTTCAPSRGGLMTGKFSNNVGVWHTIMGREILNEGEATMAEFFKDNAYRTSMFGKWHLGDNYPFRPQDRGFDESVIHKGGGVGQQPDYWNNDYFSDTYFRNGVAEKFDGYCTDVWFSEAQKFIEKSKDEPFFCYIALNAPHSPYNVPSKYSDLYEGQENIPNPEFYGMITNIDENVGKLRAFLAEKGLAENTIFIYMSDNGTAAGVSFDKNGDVKKGFNAGMRGTKGSEYEGGHRVPFIMHWPNGNLAQRKDINTLTSYVDFFPTLADLCGLATPSTKLDGISLKNVIYNNENPDRVLVVDTQREDDLIKWKQPSIMKDKWRMIGGNELYNIKSDPGQRDNLAEQHPALMDSLKAAYEIWWKGTEAAAAQMTYIPVGNDIPELVQLNSHDLHTAVGHPTWNQNQVRSGSGAMGYWPIEVKNDGKYEVELCRWPKESGLGLRDAAPVGDEIPGKNQYKEGEQWLINGAELVIDENTHVLAAPKMGERAVFTLDLKKGKQIMKASFKVDSGDKRQVFYAYVKPLAQ is encoded by the coding sequence ATGAAAGCTATTCAAGTCTTTAGTGTCCTATGTATTTTCGGGACGGCCCTATTTGGCTGTGCGGAACAGGAAAGTAATTCAAAACCTAATGTGGTCTTTATTCTCACAGATGACCAAGGTTACGGTGATTTAGGCTGTAACGGAAATGAATGGATTCAAACACCAAATATTGATTCCTTATATAATGAAAGCGTATCGTTTTCAGATTATCATGTAGGAACCACCTGTGCACCGAGTCGTGGTGGTTTAATGACAGGTAAATTCAGCAATAATGTGGGTGTGTGGCACACCATTATGGGTAGAGAGATATTGAACGAGGGTGAAGCTACCATGGCTGAATTCTTCAAAGATAATGCCTACAGAACATCTATGTTTGGTAAGTGGCATTTGGGTGATAATTATCCTTTTAGGCCGCAGGATAGAGGTTTTGACGAATCTGTGATTCATAAAGGTGGCGGTGTAGGTCAGCAGCCAGATTACTGGAATAACGACTATTTCTCTGATACGTATTTTAGAAATGGTGTGGCAGAAAAATTTGATGGTTACTGTACAGATGTGTGGTTTTCAGAAGCCCAAAAGTTTATTGAAAAGAGCAAAGACGAGCCATTTTTCTGCTATATAGCTCTTAATGCTCCACACAGTCCTTATAATGTTCCTTCAAAGTATAGTGATCTATATGAAGGACAAGAAAACATTCCCAATCCTGAATTTTACGGAATGATTACAAACATTGATGAAAATGTGGGTAAACTCAGAGCATTTTTGGCAGAAAAAGGCTTGGCAGAGAATACTATTTTCATATATATGTCGGATAATGGAACTGCGGCGGGTGTTTCCTTTGATAAAAACGGTGATGTGAAAAAAGGTTTTAATGCCGGAATGAGAGGGACTAAAGGGTCTGAATATGAAGGAGGGCATCGTGTTCCTTTTATTATGCACTGGCCTAATGGTAATCTTGCTCAAAGGAAGGATATTAACACCTTAACTTCTTATGTAGATTTCTTTCCAACTTTAGCAGATTTATGCGGTTTAGCAACTCCATCGACTAAACTGGACGGTATTTCGCTTAAAAATGTAATTTATAATAATGAGAATCCTGATAGGGTTTTGGTGGTAGATACCCAGCGAGAAGACGATTTAATAAAGTGGAAACAACCATCTATCATGAAGGATAAATGGAGAATGATAGGAGGAAACGAGCTGTATAATATTAAAAGTGACCCAGGACAAAGAGACAATTTGGCCGAGCAACACCCAGCATTAATGGATAGCTTGAAAGCGGCGTATGAAATATGGTGGAAAGGTACCGAAGCAGCAGCTGCACAGATGACTTATATTCCTGTTGGCAATGATATTCCAGAGTTAGTTCAATTAAACAGCCATGATTTACATACAGCCGTAGGGCACCCAACTTGGAATCAAAATCAAGTCAGAAGTGGTTCTGGAGCCATGGGTTATTGGCCAATTGAGGTTAAAAACGATGGTAAATATGAAGTGGAACTGTGCAGATGGCCAAAAGAGTCTGGCTTAGGTTTAAGAGATGCAGCTCCAGTAGGAGATGAAATTCCTGGCAAAAATCAATACAAAGAAGGCGAGCAATGGCTCATTAATGGTGCAGAGTTAGTTATTGACGAGAATACCCATGTTTTAGCTGCTCCTAAAATGGGAGAAAGAGCAGTGTTTACGCTCGATTTGAAAAAAGGTAAGCAAATAATGAAGGCTTCTTTTAAGGTTGATTCTGGAGATAAAAGACAAGTTTTTTATGCTTATGTTAAACCTTTAGCTCAATAA
- a CDS encoding VCBS repeat-containing protein yields the protein MRFKLYPFFILLTCFLTSWGCTDKSKTGELRFTKIDASHSGIDFNNEIIEDDSLNFYHNEYVYIGSGVGVGDFNKDGLQDVFFGGSQVESKLYINKGNFEFEDVTLAAGITNTEWITGVTVEDVNQDGWDDIYLCVSHFSNPNQRKNLLFINQGTAELKFVESAEAYGLADTGFSTNAAFFDYDKDGDLDMYLLNHKLFDPQPNRIVRIDTSGLASSSDKLFRNEGGAEHPIFKNVSLEAGIREDGYGLGIVISDINQDNFPDIYVANDYLSNDYLWINNGKGGFENQISAATRHQSFSSMGVDIADINNDLLPDIGVLDMMPNTNERKKMMTLGFSPDKYDMQRRAGYHHQYSRNVLQVNQGSPTGNIPVFSEIGQLANISETDWSWSILFADFDNDRWKDIHVSNGLGKDLTNSDFISFTSEELSKQSFFGGSFENSVSQEEVVNWTKELDKFGSVSKENFLFVNDKNLNFLDKSEILGNGEKSVSQGAAYADFDNDGDLDLVVNNMNQKAFIYRNELRGSVQDSTNNFLKVNLEGLKGNLNGVGSKIVVFSGDDTQIFEETSTRGYASSVDKRIHVGLGELQMVDSLKVLWSSGKVSVLKAIKANQELFIKESEAVSVGFEPLLKKATPIFQAMVSEQFQAHQEKIFSDFSRRRMQPQKYSQLGPAMAKADVNGDGLGDIFIGGSKGQESTIYIQNSKGEFTKSSLSGSQKNEDLDAVFLDIDKDGDQDLITVGGSTELPTSGQQSVLVYLNDGKGNFDISENHFPRDFKIFSSTITAKDIDNDGDEDLFIGGRLDNTIFPGSPESFLFENVDGKFKDVTPADLSRIGMVTDAVCLDFDEDGLQDLVICGDYMELEFFKNTNDGFKRFTQETELTGNHGWWRSLKLADIDQDGDLDIVAGNFGENSKYHVTAENPAYLFAKDLDNNGTQELMPAYFIKNLKGEFKLFPDLSRDQFAEQTPKIRQYYAKYAAYSNASMSDVIDHFGRNEMLELRCDYLGTAWFENLGSGKFTRHELPKEAQFAPVNAIEVADLNSDGFPDLILAGNEYHTEVSTGRSDASYGTVLLNENGKGWSAVPSYLSGLYLIGDVRSMLLLNNGKNLLFGVNNALPAYFSLSANK from the coding sequence ATGCGATTTAAACTTTATCCGTTTTTCATTCTCCTGACTTGTTTTTTGACAAGCTGGGGTTGTACTGATAAAAGTAAAACGGGTGAGTTAAGATTTACGAAAATTGACGCCAGTCATTCAGGCATTGATTTTAATAATGAAATCATAGAAGACGATTCGCTCAATTTTTATCATAATGAGTACGTCTATATTGGCTCTGGTGTGGGAGTTGGCGATTTTAATAAAGATGGGCTTCAAGATGTATTTTTTGGAGGCAGTCAGGTAGAAAGCAAGCTGTATATCAATAAAGGGAATTTTGAGTTTGAAGATGTAACCCTAGCTGCTGGTATTACTAATACCGAATGGATAACTGGAGTCACGGTAGAAGATGTCAATCAAGACGGTTGGGACGATATTTATCTATGCGTTTCACATTTTAGCAATCCTAATCAAAGGAAAAATCTCCTTTTCATTAATCAAGGCACTGCAGAACTAAAGTTTGTAGAAAGTGCAGAAGCCTACGGCTTAGCTGATACTGGATTTTCTACCAATGCAGCATTTTTTGATTATGATAAAGATGGCGATTTGGATATGTATTTGCTTAATCATAAGCTTTTTGACCCACAGCCTAACAGAATAGTCCGAATTGATACTTCAGGACTTGCTTCCTCTTCAGATAAGTTATTTAGGAATGAGGGTGGAGCAGAACATCCCATTTTTAAAAACGTTTCTTTGGAGGCTGGCATTAGGGAAGATGGCTATGGCTTAGGGATAGTAATTTCGGATATTAATCAAGACAACTTTCCTGATATTTATGTAGCAAACGATTATTTGAGCAATGATTATCTCTGGATAAATAATGGTAAAGGAGGTTTTGAAAATCAAATAAGTGCTGCCACTCGTCATCAAAGTTTCAGCAGCATGGGGGTAGATATTGCTGATATTAACAACGATTTGCTGCCTGATATTGGCGTGTTAGATATGATGCCAAACACTAACGAACGCAAAAAGATGATGACTTTGGGCTTTAGCCCAGACAAATATGACATGCAAAGAAGGGCAGGTTATCATCATCAATACAGCAGAAATGTGTTGCAGGTAAACCAAGGAAGCCCTACGGGCAATATTCCTGTTTTTTCAGAGATAGGGCAATTGGCCAATATTTCTGAAACAGATTGGAGTTGGAGTATCCTTTTTGCCGATTTTGACAATGACCGCTGGAAAGACATTCATGTTTCTAACGGTTTGGGTAAAGATTTGACAAATAGTGACTTCATTTCTTTTACCAGTGAAGAGCTTTCTAAGCAATCGTTTTTTGGTGGTTCTTTTGAAAATAGTGTATCTCAAGAAGAGGTGGTCAACTGGACCAAAGAGTTAGATAAATTTGGCTCTGTGAGTAAAGAGAACTTCCTCTTTGTCAATGATAAAAACTTAAACTTTTTAGATAAATCGGAGATTTTAGGGAATGGTGAAAAGTCTGTTTCTCAGGGAGCTGCCTATGCAGACTTTGATAACGATGGCGACCTAGATTTGGTGGTAAATAACATGAATCAAAAGGCCTTTATCTATAGAAATGAACTGCGAGGAAGTGTACAAGATTCTACCAATAACTTCCTTAAAGTTAACTTAGAAGGTTTAAAAGGAAACTTGAATGGCGTTGGTTCCAAAATAGTGGTATTCTCTGGCGATGATACACAGATTTTTGAAGAAACATCTACCAGAGGTTATGCTTCTAGCGTAGATAAAAGGATTCATGTAGGCTTGGGAGAGCTTCAAATGGTTGATTCGCTGAAAGTACTTTGGAGTTCTGGAAAAGTAAGTGTGCTGAAAGCTATTAAAGCGAATCAAGAGCTTTTTATAAAAGAAAGTGAGGCTGTATCTGTTGGTTTTGAGCCGTTACTTAAGAAGGCTACGCCAATATTTCAAGCAATGGTTTCGGAGCAATTTCAAGCACACCAAGAGAAAATATTTTCCGACTTCTCAAGAAGAAGAATGCAGCCACAGAAATATTCACAGTTGGGCCCAGCCATGGCAAAAGCTGATGTAAATGGTGATGGTTTAGGCGATATATTCATTGGCGGATCCAAAGGGCAGGAGTCTACTATTTATATTCAAAATAGCAAAGGCGAGTTTACCAAGAGTTCGCTAAGCGGAAGTCAAAAAAACGAGGATTTAGATGCTGTCTTTTTGGATATTGACAAAGATGGCGACCAAGACTTAATTACCGTAGGTGGTAGTACCGAATTGCCCACTTCTGGTCAACAGTCGGTATTGGTTTATTTAAATGATGGCAAAGGAAATTTTGACATTTCTGAAAACCATTTCCCTAGAGATTTTAAGATATTCTCTTCCACCATTACTGCTAAAGACATTGATAATGATGGAGACGAGGACCTCTTTATTGGAGGCCGTTTAGATAATACTATTTTCCCAGGCAGTCCAGAGAGTTTTTTGTTTGAAAATGTAGATGGCAAATTTAAAGATGTAACTCCTGCTGACTTAAGCCGAATAGGTATGGTTACAGATGCGGTTTGCTTAGATTTTGACGAAGATGGTTTACAAGATTTAGTAATCTGTGGGGATTATATGGAGCTTGAGTTTTTCAAAAATACCAACGATGGCTTTAAGCGTTTTACGCAAGAAACAGAACTAACAGGAAATCATGGCTGGTGGCGAAGTTTAAAGCTTGCAGATATTGACCAAGATGGCGATTTGGATATAGTGGCAGGCAATTTTGGAGAGAACTCAAAGTATCACGTTACGGCAGAAAATCCTGCCTATTTGTTCGCTAAAGATTTAGATAATAATGGAACTCAGGAATTGATGCCAGCATATTTCATCAAAAACTTGAAGGGAGAGTTTAAGCTTTTTCCAGATTTAAGCAGAGACCAGTTTGCGGAGCAAACACCCAAAATAAGGCAATACTACGCCAAGTATGCGGCATATTCTAATGCAAGCATGTCTGATGTTATAGACCATTTTGGTAGAAATGAAATGTTAGAATTACGCTGCGATTATTTAGGTACAGCTTGGTTTGAAAATTTAGGTTCTGGCAAGTTTACCAGGCATGAATTGCCAAAAGAGGCACAGTTTGCACCAGTAAACGCTATAGAGGTAGCCGACCTTAATTCAGATGGTTTTCCTGATCTGATTCTGGCAGGAAACGAATACCATACAGAGGTGAGTACAGGGAGGTCTGATGCTTCTTATGGCACCGTCTTATTAAACGAAAATGGTAAAGGCTGGAGTGCTGTTCCGTCTTACCTTTCTGGCTTGTATTTAATAGGAGATGTGCGGTCTATGCTTCTTCTAAACAATGGGAAAAACTTACTGTTTGGCGTCAATAATGCCTTGCCTGCCTACTTTAGTCTGTCTGCTAATAAGTAA
- a CDS encoding AraC family transcriptional regulator — protein MKAQLLKISNKIEQSFSIRHDEVPVYHNRWHYHPEIEIILIRKGKGTFIIGDAVAPFEENDIFMLGSNLPHLFRYDTTEEEQNYSDAYVIHFLPTFFSSEFLSFPEMKSVRDIISKAARGIQIKNNNSRYSTKLFESLHESEGFHRIIKLFNVMSHITENNDNTLLSSLGFSQTYDSIDSERLDNIYQYVLSNFDREISLEEISNVANLSVNSFCRYFKTKTNKTFTNFLLEIRIGHACKLLLETDLNISQICFECGFNNLSNFNRYFKKFVQKTPTEYLKNANKKSAVQAV, from the coding sequence ATGAAAGCTCAGTTACTTAAGATTTCGAATAAAATAGAGCAGTCTTTCAGTATAAGACATGATGAAGTGCCCGTTTATCATAATCGTTGGCATTATCATCCAGAAATAGAGATTATCCTTATCAGAAAAGGTAAAGGCACCTTTATTATAGGAGATGCAGTGGCTCCTTTTGAAGAAAACGACATTTTCATGCTTGGCTCTAATTTACCACACCTTTTCAGGTATGATACTACCGAAGAAGAACAGAACTATTCAGATGCTTACGTGATTCACTTTTTACCTACTTTTTTTAGCTCTGAATTTCTTTCCTTTCCTGAAATGAAATCTGTTAGAGATATCATTTCAAAAGCTGCCAGAGGAATTCAAATTAAGAACAATAACTCTCGGTATAGCACCAAACTTTTTGAATCACTTCATGAATCAGAAGGCTTTCACAGAATCATCAAGTTATTTAACGTAATGTCCCACATTACCGAGAATAACGACAATACTTTACTAAGCTCACTGGGCTTTTCTCAAACATACGATTCTATTGATAGTGAGCGACTTGACAATATTTACCAATATGTATTAAGCAACTTTGACCGAGAAATTAGTTTAGAGGAAATATCAAATGTGGCCAACCTAAGTGTCAACTCATTTTGTAGGTATTTCAAAACAAAAACCAACAAAACCTTCACGAATTTCTTACTAGAAATAAGGATTGGTCACGCGTGCAAACTATTGTTAGAAACAGATTTAAACATCTCACAAATATGCTTTGAATGTGGCTTTAACAACCTCTCTAATTTCAATAGATATTTTAAGAAGTTTGTCCAAAAAACTCCGACCGAATATCTAAAGAATGCGAATAAAAAGTCTGCCGTACAAGCCGTTTAG
- a CDS encoding sulfatase-like hydrolase/transferase, whose amino-acid sequence MKKVLILFSALILASCNKATNDLQEGDKPNVVFILVDDLGKEWVSSFGADDIETPNIDKLAASGMSFNNFYSMPQCTPTRVSFLTAQYPFRHGWVNHWDVPRWGGGAHFDETHNPSLVRAIRDSGYKTCIAGKWQIDDFRVEPDALIKSGFDNFCMWTGYEGGVEASANRYQDPYIFSDSQNSKTYKDKFGPDVFAGYVKSFIKENKDKPMFIYYPMVLTHSPFVNTPDEEADTVLGKHKAMVRYADKLTGEIVETIEKAGILDNTVIIWTTDNGTSGNIVGTLDGRTVKGGKGSTKESGINEPFIVSWPSKIKKGQVSEALIDITDILPTSLDLIDDEMTSSYMLDGKSFKGVLLGESEKSQKRYILGMGGGNNAKLTDKGVENQYIFRDRVLRDERFKLYVDSHRQPIKFVDLKADPAEEIDIKDDLSSEESKHAYAKLVGEIINFPEEDAEPIYVNNPTQVWDVEITAESKSWKK is encoded by the coding sequence ATGAAAAAAGTACTTATTTTGTTTTCTGCCCTAATTCTTGCTTCATGTAATAAGGCAACTAATGATCTCCAAGAGGGTGATAAACCAAATGTGGTTTTCATTCTAGTGGATGATTTAGGTAAGGAATGGGTCAGTTCTTTTGGTGCTGATGATATTGAAACGCCAAATATTGACAAGTTGGCCGCAAGTGGAATGAGCTTTAATAATTTCTATTCCATGCCACAATGTACGCCTACTAGAGTAAGTTTTTTGACTGCTCAGTATCCTTTCAGACATGGTTGGGTAAATCATTGGGATGTGCCAAGGTGGGGTGGTGGAGCTCATTTTGACGAAACACATAATCCGTCTTTGGTAAGGGCTATAAGAGATTCTGGCTATAAAACGTGCATAGCAGGGAAATGGCAAATTGACGATTTTAGAGTAGAGCCTGACGCTTTAATTAAAAGTGGATTTGATAATTTCTGTATGTGGACAGGTTATGAGGGTGGAGTAGAAGCCAGTGCCAATAGGTATCAGGACCCTTATATTTTTTCGGACAGTCAAAATTCCAAAACGTATAAAGATAAATTTGGACCAGATGTTTTTGCTGGATATGTGAAGAGTTTTATAAAGGAGAATAAAGACAAGCCAATGTTTATTTATTACCCTATGGTACTTACCCATTCGCCTTTTGTTAATACCCCAGACGAAGAAGCAGACACTGTTTTAGGAAAGCATAAAGCCATGGTAAGGTATGCCGATAAGCTTACAGGCGAAATAGTAGAGACTATAGAAAAAGCAGGCATTTTAGATAATACGGTTATTATCTGGACCACGGATAACGGAACTTCAGGGAATATCGTAGGAACTTTGGATGGCAGAACGGTAAAAGGCGGCAAGGGAAGTACTAAGGAATCTGGGATAAATGAGCCATTTATAGTAAGCTGGCCTTCTAAAATAAAGAAAGGGCAGGTTTCTGAAGCATTAATAGATATTACCGATATTTTGCCAACAAGTTTAGATTTAATTGATGATGAAATGACATCTTCGTATATGCTTGATGGTAAGTCATTCAAGGGTGTTCTTTTGGGTGAATCTGAAAAGTCTCAAAAGAGGTATATTCTAGGAATGGGTGGCGGAAATAATGCGAAGCTGACAGATAAAGGTGTTGAAAATCAATATATTTTCAGAGATAGAGTGCTTAGAGATGAGCGATTCAAATTATATGTAGATTCTCATAGACAGCCTATAAAGTTTGTGGATTTAAAGGCAGACCCTGCTGAAGAAATAGATATCAAAGATGACTTAAGTTCGGAAGAAAGTAAGCATGCTTATGCGAAATTGGTCGGAGAAATTATTAATTTTCCCGAAGAAGATGCTGAGCCGATATATGTCAATAACCCGACACAAGTTTGGGATGTGGAAATAACTGCGGAAAGCAAGAGCTGGAAGAAGTAA